Proteins co-encoded in one Cercospora beticola chromosome 7, complete sequence genomic window:
- a CDS encoding uncharacterized protein (BUSCO:EOG09265I7S), which produces MAYLFYTFLFAFLILSTVLYATRNTWKPYAPPIPYLTAPGEIPTWAWNIYDRVNAYIDRWRYSALPSSFQNEAEQGFHSSNFDIAENIQGEDSRSGLSGQQKAEVYGIMRRQGVTFDEARRLYTERQFAAAGIGPDGRPLDKKAVVFS; this is translated from the exons ATGGCGTACCTCTTCTacaccttcctcttcgcctttCTCATCTTATCAACAG TCCTCTACGCCACACGCAACACCTGGAAACCCTACGCCCCTCCAATCCCCTACCTAACCGCTCCCGGCGAAATCCCCACCTGGGCCTGGAACATCTACGACCGCGTGAACGCCTACATCGATCGCTGGCGCTACTCCGCCTTACCCTCATCTTTCCAAAATGAAGCCGAGCAAGGTTTCCACTCGTCGAATTTCGATATTGCAGAGAATATCCAAGGCGAGGACTCTCGAAGTGGGTTGTCGGGTCAGCAGAAAGCGGAGGTCTATGGAATTATGAGGAGGCAAGGTGTCACATTTGATGAGGCAAGAAGGTTGTATACGGAGAGGCAGTTTGCTGCGGCGGGGATTGGGCCGGATGGGAGGCCGTTGGATAAGAAGGCTGTGGTGTTTTCTTAg